Proteins from a genomic interval of Neodiprion lecontei isolate iyNeoLeco1 chromosome 2, iyNeoLeco1.1, whole genome shotgun sequence:
- the LOC107220780 gene encoding uncharacterized protein LOC107220780 isoform X5, with protein MHAFVETGTIFRILSNPRASRNMAEKQRRDNLNTNISTMASLVPTVAGSSRRMDKISILRLSAAYLRAYYTLGSGSVKFLPQQFNDLDLEQYIIENVVANAGFFLVVTTSGKIVYISRQVEDQLGHAQHELLGQSLYTFVCPEDYAELRSGLTPDETQTSTSNAIQANDETSNSSEESQSPKTEKQFTEQRRSFSIRMSQKALNKRDHGQYECLQISGLLRLADACGNQSNNTNNNRSRPREINGTSNDIIFVGIARLVKRRTITELSLLEATKDEYVTRHLIDGRIIFCDHRISVVAGYMAEEVSGLSAFKFMHKEDVRWTMIGLRQMYDRGEGFGSSCYRLLSRTGQFIYLRTHGYLEYDKTTQSVESFVCVNTLVTEKEGIELVREMKNRFSATVSGPAKVAIPLPSSITPPVQDSQWTDPKLTVEDPAQLEDAVKQLISNLPSPASGISVSPSPITHNQFYKAAVYSTKLPPASVQAHKMGMKSLQLNSPSDEESSHVLTDGHETREYSSAQTDSASIDEPQCDRDIDDTRTSFLYTQTNTTAEESLGECETEDIVLGLGDDRFAEEKPNLEKNIHMTDANRNLSLQNCGAAGSRISDNVREKRVSRRRATHGAVGKVQMDKCNKTIRTKSTGTASHRTHEAVRDANSSSNNRCIRPDSARKYSGSNFDETQYTRKRSRSIEEVPVSVSKRKTNKMGSASSSNDFVLSNEDINYYPTVGSPLIPRLDDNELGELSSEANLIGDIVLESDAGLSRELATASCLPSIDGYQQSNTGFSCSSVTGYQINEFHDDYSGDVLSPSLDVDTDLMKTNFEDLQSVVCNEKTIDEAHINEFTACNQAVNEEIRKTQFQLEQSIALRESQLSVLKRDLDNPALLAQRKNLKQIEAEHNETKQMLITLQQDHYNLQVNVQQNIGV; from the exons ATGCATGCTTTTGTAGAAACCGGaacgatatttcggattttaag CAATCCGAGAGCATCGCGAAACATGGCGGAAAAACAACGTCGGGACAATTTGAATACCAACATCTCGACGATGGCATCGCTGGTGCCGACTGTCGCCGGAAGCTCGAGGCGGATGGACAAGATATCGATACTTCGACTATCGGCAGCATATTTAAGGGCCTATTACA CGTTGGGCTCGGGATCGGTCAAGTTTCTTCCCCAACAGTTCAACGATTTGGATCTCGAACAGTATATAATCGAA AACGTGGTCGCAAACGCTGGGTTTTTCCTCGTGGTCACGACGTCGGGGAAAATCGTCTACATCAGTCGACAAGTCGAGGATCAGCTTGGCCACGCGCAG CACGAGCTGCTGGGCCAGTCGTTGTACACCTTTGTATGCCCCGAAGATTACGCCGAATTACGGAGCGGACTGACTCCAGACGAAACCCAAACTTCTACCTCGAACGCGATACAGGCGAACGACGAGACCTCGAACTCATCCGAGGAGTCGCAATCCCCGAAGACGGAAAAACAGTTTACCGAACAACGCCGGAGCTTCAGCATACGGATGTCACAGAAAGCCCTGAACAAGAGGGATCACGGACAGTACGAGTGCCTGCAGATATCCGGGCTTCTCAGGCTTGCGGACGCATGTGGGAACCAATCGAACAACACCAATAATAATCGATCGAGACCTCGAG AAATCAACGGGACCAGCAACGACATAATTTTCGTGGGGATCGCACGGCTCGTGAAACGACGCACGATAACAGAACTGTCTCTGCTCGAGGCAACGAAGGATGAATACGTGACGCGGCATCTGATCGATGGGCGCATAATATTCTGCGATCACAGAATCTCTGTCGTGGCTGGTTACATGGCAGAGGAGGTATCGGGACTCAGCGCGTTCAAGTTCATGCACAAAGAAGACGTCAGATGGACTATGATCGGGTTACGACAAA TGTACGACCGAGGGGAGGGATTTGGTTCGTCGTGTTACAGATTATTATCGAGAACTGGTCAGTTCATCTACCTCCGTACCCATGGTTATCTCGAATACGACAAGACTACGCAAAGCGTCGAGTCTTTTGTCTGCGTAAACACGTTGGTTAC GGAAAAAGAAGGCATCGAACTAGTGcgggaaatgaaaaacagaTTCTCAGCAACTGTTTCTGGTCCGGCTAAAGTCGCAATTCCACTACCAAGTTCGATCACGCCTCCG GTTCAAGACTCTCAGTGGACGGATCCGAAACTGACGGTCGAAGACCCCGCTCAGCTCGAGGATGCTGTGAAACAATTGATAAGTAACCTGCCGTCTCCCGCGTCCGGTATTTCGGTCTCACCTTCCCCGATAACGCATAATCAATTCTACAAAGCTGCGGTGTACTCCACGAAATTGCCACCGGCCTCTGTTCAGGCCCACAAGATGGGGATGAAATCGCTGCAGCTTAATTCACCCTCGGACGAAGAATCGAGTCACGTCCTAACCGACGGTCATGAGACGAGAGAATACAGTTCGGCACAGACTGATTCAGCATCGATCGACGAGCCGCAATGCGACAGAGACATCGATGATACTCGGACGTCATTTTTGTATACGCAGACAAACACGACGGCTGAAGAATCACTGGGTGAATGTGAAACGGAGGACATAGTATTGGGACTCGGTGACGATCGTTTTGCGGAGGAGAAGCCGAATTTGGAAAAGAATATTCATATGACGGATGCCAATCGTAACCTGAGTTTGCAGAACTGTGGAGCGGCTGGGTCTAGAATATCCGATAATGTACGAGAAAAACGGGTGTCTCGTAGAAGGGCTACTCATGGCGCAGTAGGAAAGGTGCAGATGGACAAGTGCAACAAGACGATTCGGACGAAAAGCACAGGAACAGCGTCACACAGAACACACGAGGCAGTCCGGGATGCGAATAGTTCGTCGAACAATCGTTGCATAAGACCAGACTCTGCGCGAAAATACTCTGGCAGTAATTTCGACGAGACACAGTACACGAGAAAAAGGTCGAGAAGCATCGAGGAGGTGCCCGTCTCCGTCTCGAAGAGAAAAACTAACAAAATGGGCTCGGCGTCGAGCAGTAACGATTTCGTGCTGAGCAACGAAGATATTAATTACTATCCAACCGTCGGATCGCCTCTGATTCCAAGGCTCGACGACAACGAATTAGGCGAATTAAGCAGCGAAGCAAACTTGATCGGTGATATTGTTCTGGAATCGGATGCGGGATTATCGAGAGAATTGGCGACCGCATCGTGTTTGCCCTCGATCGACGGTTATCAGCAGTCGAACACCGGGTTCTCATGTTCGTCGGTAACGGGCTATCAGATTAATGAGTTTCACGATGATTACTCGGGAGACGTCTTGAGCCCGAGCTTGGACGTTGACACAG ATCTTATGAAGACAAATTTTGAAGACCTACAGTCAGTGGTGTGTAATGAAA AAACCATTGACGAGGCACACATTAACGAATTTACAGCCTGCAAT CAAGCTGTGAACGAAGAAATCCGAAAGACGCAGTTTCAACTGGAACAAAGCATAGCTCTCAGAGAATCCCAATTGAGCGTACTGAAGCGTGACTTGGATAACCCCGCACTACTGGCTCaaagaaaaaacttgaaacaaatAGAG GCTGAGCATAACGAGACCAAACAAATGCTGATAACGCTTCAACAAGATCATTATAACTTGCAGGTCAATGTGCAGCAAAACATCGGAGTGTGA
- the LOC107220780 gene encoding uncharacterized protein LOC107220780 isoform X2 produces the protein MYEANEDNNNKMWPQQQHQHQQFMGPVAPPQRPAPRQQLETSSSSSLHHHHHHHHHHHHHQQQELEASPPANHRLDNHLPPQQITHQRHGVVELPAPSNPRASRNMAEKQRRDNLNTNISTMASLVPTVAGSSRRMDKISILRLSAAYLRAYYTLGSGSVKFLPQQFNDLDLEQYIIENVVANAGFFLVVTTSGKIVYISRQVEDQLGHAQHELLGQSLYTFVCPEDYAELRSGLTPDETQTSTSNAIQANDETSNSSEESQSPKTEKQFTEQRRSFSIRMSQKALNKRDHGQYECLQISGLLRLADACGNQSNNTNNNRSRPREINGTSNDIIFVGIARLVKRRTITELSLLEATKDEYVTRHLIDGRIIFCDHRISVVAGYMAEEVSGLSAFKFMHKEDVRWTMIGLRQMYDRGEGFGSSCYRLLSRTGQFIYLRTHGYLEYDKTTQSVESFVCVNTLVTEKEGIELVREMKNRFSATVSGPAKVAIPLPSSITPPVQDSQWTDPKLTVEDPAQLEDAVKQLISNLPSPASGISVSPSPITHNQFYKAAVYSTKLPPASVQAHKMGMKSLQLNSPSDEESSHVLTDGHETREYSSAQTDSASIDEPQCDRDIDDTRTSFLYTQTNTTAEESLGECETEDIVLGLGDDRFAEEKPNLEKNIHMTDANRNLSLQNCGAAGSRISDNVREKRVSRRRATHGAVGKVQMDKCNKTIRTKSTGTASHRTHEAVRDANSSSNNRCIRPDSARKYSGSNFDETQYTRKRSRSIEEVPVSVSKRKTNKMGSASSSNDFVLSNEDINYYPTVGSPLIPRLDDNELGELSSEANLIGDIVLESDAGLSRELATASCLPSIDGYQQSNTGFSCSSVTGYQINEFHDDYSGDVLSPSLDVDTETIDEAHINEFTACNQAVNEEIRKTQFQLEQSIALRESQLSVLKRDLDNPALLAQRKNLKQIEAEHNETKQMLITLQQDHYNLQVNVQQNIGV, from the exons CAATCCGAGAGCATCGCGAAACATGGCGGAAAAACAACGTCGGGACAATTTGAATACCAACATCTCGACGATGGCATCGCTGGTGCCGACTGTCGCCGGAAGCTCGAGGCGGATGGACAAGATATCGATACTTCGACTATCGGCAGCATATTTAAGGGCCTATTACA CGTTGGGCTCGGGATCGGTCAAGTTTCTTCCCCAACAGTTCAACGATTTGGATCTCGAACAGTATATAATCGAA AACGTGGTCGCAAACGCTGGGTTTTTCCTCGTGGTCACGACGTCGGGGAAAATCGTCTACATCAGTCGACAAGTCGAGGATCAGCTTGGCCACGCGCAG CACGAGCTGCTGGGCCAGTCGTTGTACACCTTTGTATGCCCCGAAGATTACGCCGAATTACGGAGCGGACTGACTCCAGACGAAACCCAAACTTCTACCTCGAACGCGATACAGGCGAACGACGAGACCTCGAACTCATCCGAGGAGTCGCAATCCCCGAAGACGGAAAAACAGTTTACCGAACAACGCCGGAGCTTCAGCATACGGATGTCACAGAAAGCCCTGAACAAGAGGGATCACGGACAGTACGAGTGCCTGCAGATATCCGGGCTTCTCAGGCTTGCGGACGCATGTGGGAACCAATCGAACAACACCAATAATAATCGATCGAGACCTCGAG AAATCAACGGGACCAGCAACGACATAATTTTCGTGGGGATCGCACGGCTCGTGAAACGACGCACGATAACAGAACTGTCTCTGCTCGAGGCAACGAAGGATGAATACGTGACGCGGCATCTGATCGATGGGCGCATAATATTCTGCGATCACAGAATCTCTGTCGTGGCTGGTTACATGGCAGAGGAGGTATCGGGACTCAGCGCGTTCAAGTTCATGCACAAAGAAGACGTCAGATGGACTATGATCGGGTTACGACAAA TGTACGACCGAGGGGAGGGATTTGGTTCGTCGTGTTACAGATTATTATCGAGAACTGGTCAGTTCATCTACCTCCGTACCCATGGTTATCTCGAATACGACAAGACTACGCAAAGCGTCGAGTCTTTTGTCTGCGTAAACACGTTGGTTAC GGAAAAAGAAGGCATCGAACTAGTGcgggaaatgaaaaacagaTTCTCAGCAACTGTTTCTGGTCCGGCTAAAGTCGCAATTCCACTACCAAGTTCGATCACGCCTCCG GTTCAAGACTCTCAGTGGACGGATCCGAAACTGACGGTCGAAGACCCCGCTCAGCTCGAGGATGCTGTGAAACAATTGATAAGTAACCTGCCGTCTCCCGCGTCCGGTATTTCGGTCTCACCTTCCCCGATAACGCATAATCAATTCTACAAAGCTGCGGTGTACTCCACGAAATTGCCACCGGCCTCTGTTCAGGCCCACAAGATGGGGATGAAATCGCTGCAGCTTAATTCACCCTCGGACGAAGAATCGAGTCACGTCCTAACCGACGGTCATGAGACGAGAGAATACAGTTCGGCACAGACTGATTCAGCATCGATCGACGAGCCGCAATGCGACAGAGACATCGATGATACTCGGACGTCATTTTTGTATACGCAGACAAACACGACGGCTGAAGAATCACTGGGTGAATGTGAAACGGAGGACATAGTATTGGGACTCGGTGACGATCGTTTTGCGGAGGAGAAGCCGAATTTGGAAAAGAATATTCATATGACGGATGCCAATCGTAACCTGAGTTTGCAGAACTGTGGAGCGGCTGGGTCTAGAATATCCGATAATGTACGAGAAAAACGGGTGTCTCGTAGAAGGGCTACTCATGGCGCAGTAGGAAAGGTGCAGATGGACAAGTGCAACAAGACGATTCGGACGAAAAGCACAGGAACAGCGTCACACAGAACACACGAGGCAGTCCGGGATGCGAATAGTTCGTCGAACAATCGTTGCATAAGACCAGACTCTGCGCGAAAATACTCTGGCAGTAATTTCGACGAGACACAGTACACGAGAAAAAGGTCGAGAAGCATCGAGGAGGTGCCCGTCTCCGTCTCGAAGAGAAAAACTAACAAAATGGGCTCGGCGTCGAGCAGTAACGATTTCGTGCTGAGCAACGAAGATATTAATTACTATCCAACCGTCGGATCGCCTCTGATTCCAAGGCTCGACGACAACGAATTAGGCGAATTAAGCAGCGAAGCAAACTTGATCGGTGATATTGTTCTGGAATCGGATGCGGGATTATCGAGAGAATTGGCGACCGCATCGTGTTTGCCCTCGATCGACGGTTATCAGCAGTCGAACACCGGGTTCTCATGTTCGTCGGTAACGGGCTATCAGATTAATGAGTTTCACGATGATTACTCGGGAGACGTCTTGAGCCCGAGCTTGGACGTTGACACAG AAACCATTGACGAGGCACACATTAACGAATTTACAGCCTGCAAT CAAGCTGTGAACGAAGAAATCCGAAAGACGCAGTTTCAACTGGAACAAAGCATAGCTCTCAGAGAATCCCAATTGAGCGTACTGAAGCGTGACTTGGATAACCCCGCACTACTGGCTCaaagaaaaaacttgaaacaaatAGAG GCTGAGCATAACGAGACCAAACAAATGCTGATAACGCTTCAACAAGATCATTATAACTTGCAGGTCAATGTGCAGCAAAACATCGGAGTGTGA
- the LOC107220780 gene encoding uncharacterized protein LOC107220780 isoform X1 has product MYEANEDNNNKMWPQQQHQHQQFMGPVAPPQRPAPRQQLETSSSSSLHHHHHHHHHHHHHQQQELEASPPANHRLDNHLPPQQITHQRHGVVELPAPSNPRASRNMAEKQRRDNLNTNISTMASLVPTVAGSSRRMDKISILRLSAAYLRAYYTLGSGSVKFLPQQFNDLDLEQYIIENVVANAGFFLVVTTSGKIVYISRQVEDQLGHAQHELLGQSLYTFVCPEDYAELRSGLTPDETQTSTSNAIQANDETSNSSEESQSPKTEKQFTEQRRSFSIRMSQKALNKRDHGQYECLQISGLLRLADACGNQSNNTNNNRSRPREINGTSNDIIFVGIARLVKRRTITELSLLEATKDEYVTRHLIDGRIIFCDHRISVVAGYMAEEVSGLSAFKFMHKEDVRWTMIGLRQMYDRGEGFGSSCYRLLSRTGQFIYLRTHGYLEYDKTTQSVESFVCVNTLVTEKEGIELVREMKNRFSATVSGPAKVAIPLPSSITPPVQDSQWTDPKLTVEDPAQLEDAVKQLISNLPSPASGISVSPSPITHNQFYKAAVYSTKLPPASVQAHKMGMKSLQLNSPSDEESSHVLTDGHETREYSSAQTDSASIDEPQCDRDIDDTRTSFLYTQTNTTAEESLGECETEDIVLGLGDDRFAEEKPNLEKNIHMTDANRNLSLQNCGAAGSRISDNVREKRVSRRRATHGAVGKVQMDKCNKTIRTKSTGTASHRTHEAVRDANSSSNNRCIRPDSARKYSGSNFDETQYTRKRSRSIEEVPVSVSKRKTNKMGSASSSNDFVLSNEDINYYPTVGSPLIPRLDDNELGELSSEANLIGDIVLESDAGLSRELATASCLPSIDGYQQSNTGFSCSSVTGYQINEFHDDYSGDVLSPSLDVDTDLMKTNFEDLQSVVCNEKTIDEAHINEFTACNQAVNEEIRKTQFQLEQSIALRESQLSVLKRDLDNPALLAQRKNLKQIEAEHNETKQMLITLQQDHYNLQVNVQQNIGV; this is encoded by the exons CAATCCGAGAGCATCGCGAAACATGGCGGAAAAACAACGTCGGGACAATTTGAATACCAACATCTCGACGATGGCATCGCTGGTGCCGACTGTCGCCGGAAGCTCGAGGCGGATGGACAAGATATCGATACTTCGACTATCGGCAGCATATTTAAGGGCCTATTACA CGTTGGGCTCGGGATCGGTCAAGTTTCTTCCCCAACAGTTCAACGATTTGGATCTCGAACAGTATATAATCGAA AACGTGGTCGCAAACGCTGGGTTTTTCCTCGTGGTCACGACGTCGGGGAAAATCGTCTACATCAGTCGACAAGTCGAGGATCAGCTTGGCCACGCGCAG CACGAGCTGCTGGGCCAGTCGTTGTACACCTTTGTATGCCCCGAAGATTACGCCGAATTACGGAGCGGACTGACTCCAGACGAAACCCAAACTTCTACCTCGAACGCGATACAGGCGAACGACGAGACCTCGAACTCATCCGAGGAGTCGCAATCCCCGAAGACGGAAAAACAGTTTACCGAACAACGCCGGAGCTTCAGCATACGGATGTCACAGAAAGCCCTGAACAAGAGGGATCACGGACAGTACGAGTGCCTGCAGATATCCGGGCTTCTCAGGCTTGCGGACGCATGTGGGAACCAATCGAACAACACCAATAATAATCGATCGAGACCTCGAG AAATCAACGGGACCAGCAACGACATAATTTTCGTGGGGATCGCACGGCTCGTGAAACGACGCACGATAACAGAACTGTCTCTGCTCGAGGCAACGAAGGATGAATACGTGACGCGGCATCTGATCGATGGGCGCATAATATTCTGCGATCACAGAATCTCTGTCGTGGCTGGTTACATGGCAGAGGAGGTATCGGGACTCAGCGCGTTCAAGTTCATGCACAAAGAAGACGTCAGATGGACTATGATCGGGTTACGACAAA TGTACGACCGAGGGGAGGGATTTGGTTCGTCGTGTTACAGATTATTATCGAGAACTGGTCAGTTCATCTACCTCCGTACCCATGGTTATCTCGAATACGACAAGACTACGCAAAGCGTCGAGTCTTTTGTCTGCGTAAACACGTTGGTTAC GGAAAAAGAAGGCATCGAACTAGTGcgggaaatgaaaaacagaTTCTCAGCAACTGTTTCTGGTCCGGCTAAAGTCGCAATTCCACTACCAAGTTCGATCACGCCTCCG GTTCAAGACTCTCAGTGGACGGATCCGAAACTGACGGTCGAAGACCCCGCTCAGCTCGAGGATGCTGTGAAACAATTGATAAGTAACCTGCCGTCTCCCGCGTCCGGTATTTCGGTCTCACCTTCCCCGATAACGCATAATCAATTCTACAAAGCTGCGGTGTACTCCACGAAATTGCCACCGGCCTCTGTTCAGGCCCACAAGATGGGGATGAAATCGCTGCAGCTTAATTCACCCTCGGACGAAGAATCGAGTCACGTCCTAACCGACGGTCATGAGACGAGAGAATACAGTTCGGCACAGACTGATTCAGCATCGATCGACGAGCCGCAATGCGACAGAGACATCGATGATACTCGGACGTCATTTTTGTATACGCAGACAAACACGACGGCTGAAGAATCACTGGGTGAATGTGAAACGGAGGACATAGTATTGGGACTCGGTGACGATCGTTTTGCGGAGGAGAAGCCGAATTTGGAAAAGAATATTCATATGACGGATGCCAATCGTAACCTGAGTTTGCAGAACTGTGGAGCGGCTGGGTCTAGAATATCCGATAATGTACGAGAAAAACGGGTGTCTCGTAGAAGGGCTACTCATGGCGCAGTAGGAAAGGTGCAGATGGACAAGTGCAACAAGACGATTCGGACGAAAAGCACAGGAACAGCGTCACACAGAACACACGAGGCAGTCCGGGATGCGAATAGTTCGTCGAACAATCGTTGCATAAGACCAGACTCTGCGCGAAAATACTCTGGCAGTAATTTCGACGAGACACAGTACACGAGAAAAAGGTCGAGAAGCATCGAGGAGGTGCCCGTCTCCGTCTCGAAGAGAAAAACTAACAAAATGGGCTCGGCGTCGAGCAGTAACGATTTCGTGCTGAGCAACGAAGATATTAATTACTATCCAACCGTCGGATCGCCTCTGATTCCAAGGCTCGACGACAACGAATTAGGCGAATTAAGCAGCGAAGCAAACTTGATCGGTGATATTGTTCTGGAATCGGATGCGGGATTATCGAGAGAATTGGCGACCGCATCGTGTTTGCCCTCGATCGACGGTTATCAGCAGTCGAACACCGGGTTCTCATGTTCGTCGGTAACGGGCTATCAGATTAATGAGTTTCACGATGATTACTCGGGAGACGTCTTGAGCCCGAGCTTGGACGTTGACACAG ATCTTATGAAGACAAATTTTGAAGACCTACAGTCAGTGGTGTGTAATGAAA AAACCATTGACGAGGCACACATTAACGAATTTACAGCCTGCAAT CAAGCTGTGAACGAAGAAATCCGAAAGACGCAGTTTCAACTGGAACAAAGCATAGCTCTCAGAGAATCCCAATTGAGCGTACTGAAGCGTGACTTGGATAACCCCGCACTACTGGCTCaaagaaaaaacttgaaacaaatAGAG GCTGAGCATAACGAGACCAAACAAATGCTGATAACGCTTCAACAAGATCATTATAACTTGCAGGTCAATGTGCAGCAAAACATCGGAGTGTGA
- the LOC107220780 gene encoding uncharacterized protein LOC107220780 isoform X4, which produces MKDELEDDESGATSSGSIPESTTSSYSNPRASRNMAEKQRRDNLNTNISTMASLVPTVAGSSRRMDKISILRLSAAYLRAYYTLGSGSVKFLPQQFNDLDLEQYIIENVVANAGFFLVVTTSGKIVYISRQVEDQLGHAQHELLGQSLYTFVCPEDYAELRSGLTPDETQTSTSNAIQANDETSNSSEESQSPKTEKQFTEQRRSFSIRMSQKALNKRDHGQYECLQISGLLRLADACGNQSNNTNNNRSRPREINGTSNDIIFVGIARLVKRRTITELSLLEATKDEYVTRHLIDGRIIFCDHRISVVAGYMAEEVSGLSAFKFMHKEDVRWTMIGLRQMYDRGEGFGSSCYRLLSRTGQFIYLRTHGYLEYDKTTQSVESFVCVNTLVTEKEGIELVREMKNRFSATVSGPAKVAIPLPSSITPPVQDSQWTDPKLTVEDPAQLEDAVKQLISNLPSPASGISVSPSPITHNQFYKAAVYSTKLPPASVQAHKMGMKSLQLNSPSDEESSHVLTDGHETREYSSAQTDSASIDEPQCDRDIDDTRTSFLYTQTNTTAEESLGECETEDIVLGLGDDRFAEEKPNLEKNIHMTDANRNLSLQNCGAAGSRISDNVREKRVSRRRATHGAVGKVQMDKCNKTIRTKSTGTASHRTHEAVRDANSSSNNRCIRPDSARKYSGSNFDETQYTRKRSRSIEEVPVSVSKRKTNKMGSASSSNDFVLSNEDINYYPTVGSPLIPRLDDNELGELSSEANLIGDIVLESDAGLSRELATASCLPSIDGYQQSNTGFSCSSVTGYQINEFHDDYSGDVLSPSLDVDTDLMKTNFEDLQSVVCNEKTIDEAHINEFTACNQAVNEEIRKTQFQLEQSIALRESQLSVLKRDLDNPALLAQRKNLKQIEAEHNETKQMLITLQQDHYNLQVNVQQNIGV; this is translated from the exons CAATCCGAGAGCATCGCGAAACATGGCGGAAAAACAACGTCGGGACAATTTGAATACCAACATCTCGACGATGGCATCGCTGGTGCCGACTGTCGCCGGAAGCTCGAGGCGGATGGACAAGATATCGATACTTCGACTATCGGCAGCATATTTAAGGGCCTATTACA CGTTGGGCTCGGGATCGGTCAAGTTTCTTCCCCAACAGTTCAACGATTTGGATCTCGAACAGTATATAATCGAA AACGTGGTCGCAAACGCTGGGTTTTTCCTCGTGGTCACGACGTCGGGGAAAATCGTCTACATCAGTCGACAAGTCGAGGATCAGCTTGGCCACGCGCAG CACGAGCTGCTGGGCCAGTCGTTGTACACCTTTGTATGCCCCGAAGATTACGCCGAATTACGGAGCGGACTGACTCCAGACGAAACCCAAACTTCTACCTCGAACGCGATACAGGCGAACGACGAGACCTCGAACTCATCCGAGGAGTCGCAATCCCCGAAGACGGAAAAACAGTTTACCGAACAACGCCGGAGCTTCAGCATACGGATGTCACAGAAAGCCCTGAACAAGAGGGATCACGGACAGTACGAGTGCCTGCAGATATCCGGGCTTCTCAGGCTTGCGGACGCATGTGGGAACCAATCGAACAACACCAATAATAATCGATCGAGACCTCGAG AAATCAACGGGACCAGCAACGACATAATTTTCGTGGGGATCGCACGGCTCGTGAAACGACGCACGATAACAGAACTGTCTCTGCTCGAGGCAACGAAGGATGAATACGTGACGCGGCATCTGATCGATGGGCGCATAATATTCTGCGATCACAGAATCTCTGTCGTGGCTGGTTACATGGCAGAGGAGGTATCGGGACTCAGCGCGTTCAAGTTCATGCACAAAGAAGACGTCAGATGGACTATGATCGGGTTACGACAAA TGTACGACCGAGGGGAGGGATTTGGTTCGTCGTGTTACAGATTATTATCGAGAACTGGTCAGTTCATCTACCTCCGTACCCATGGTTATCTCGAATACGACAAGACTACGCAAAGCGTCGAGTCTTTTGTCTGCGTAAACACGTTGGTTAC GGAAAAAGAAGGCATCGAACTAGTGcgggaaatgaaaaacagaTTCTCAGCAACTGTTTCTGGTCCGGCTAAAGTCGCAATTCCACTACCAAGTTCGATCACGCCTCCG GTTCAAGACTCTCAGTGGACGGATCCGAAACTGACGGTCGAAGACCCCGCTCAGCTCGAGGATGCTGTGAAACAATTGATAAGTAACCTGCCGTCTCCCGCGTCCGGTATTTCGGTCTCACCTTCCCCGATAACGCATAATCAATTCTACAAAGCTGCGGTGTACTCCACGAAATTGCCACCGGCCTCTGTTCAGGCCCACAAGATGGGGATGAAATCGCTGCAGCTTAATTCACCCTCGGACGAAGAATCGAGTCACGTCCTAACCGACGGTCATGAGACGAGAGAATACAGTTCGGCACAGACTGATTCAGCATCGATCGACGAGCCGCAATGCGACAGAGACATCGATGATACTCGGACGTCATTTTTGTATACGCAGACAAACACGACGGCTGAAGAATCACTGGGTGAATGTGAAACGGAGGACATAGTATTGGGACTCGGTGACGATCGTTTTGCGGAGGAGAAGCCGAATTTGGAAAAGAATATTCATATGACGGATGCCAATCGTAACCTGAGTTTGCAGAACTGTGGAGCGGCTGGGTCTAGAATATCCGATAATGTACGAGAAAAACGGGTGTCTCGTAGAAGGGCTACTCATGGCGCAGTAGGAAAGGTGCAGATGGACAAGTGCAACAAGACGATTCGGACGAAAAGCACAGGAACAGCGTCACACAGAACACACGAGGCAGTCCGGGATGCGAATAGTTCGTCGAACAATCGTTGCATAAGACCAGACTCTGCGCGAAAATACTCTGGCAGTAATTTCGACGAGACACAGTACACGAGAAAAAGGTCGAGAAGCATCGAGGAGGTGCCCGTCTCCGTCTCGAAGAGAAAAACTAACAAAATGGGCTCGGCGTCGAGCAGTAACGATTTCGTGCTGAGCAACGAAGATATTAATTACTATCCAACCGTCGGATCGCCTCTGATTCCAAGGCTCGACGACAACGAATTAGGCGAATTAAGCAGCGAAGCAAACTTGATCGGTGATATTGTTCTGGAATCGGATGCGGGATTATCGAGAGAATTGGCGACCGCATCGTGTTTGCCCTCGATCGACGGTTATCAGCAGTCGAACACCGGGTTCTCATGTTCGTCGGTAACGGGCTATCAGATTAATGAGTTTCACGATGATTACTCGGGAGACGTCTTGAGCCCGAGCTTGGACGTTGACACAG ATCTTATGAAGACAAATTTTGAAGACCTACAGTCAGTGGTGTGTAATGAAA AAACCATTGACGAGGCACACATTAACGAATTTACAGCCTGCAAT CAAGCTGTGAACGAAGAAATCCGAAAGACGCAGTTTCAACTGGAACAAAGCATAGCTCTCAGAGAATCCCAATTGAGCGTACTGAAGCGTGACTTGGATAACCCCGCACTACTGGCTCaaagaaaaaacttgaaacaaatAGAG GCTGAGCATAACGAGACCAAACAAATGCTGATAACGCTTCAACAAGATCATTATAACTTGCAGGTCAATGTGCAGCAAAACATCGGAGTGTGA